The Candidatus Desulfatibia profunda nucleotide sequence AACATGGGATTTGTATCACCTTGGGATCGGATGCCCATAAGCCGGCAAATGTAGGGCAACATTACAGCAAGATATTACCATTGCTATTCTCAGCCGGATATCATCACCTGACAACGTTTACAAGGCGCGAGCGCAGCAAAATTTCCATAACATGAAAATTCGCTTAAGATATTTGGCCTTCTTTGTTTGTCTTATTATCCTGATATCGATCTTAAGGGCTCAAGTCTCATCTTCGGCTGAAACCAAAGGCAGCTATTTCAAAACTCTTCAACAAACGCTGATTAAAGACGGTTTCGACCAAGCCTGGATCAACTCGCTTTACAGTAAACCCGAGGTTTATTTCGAAACAGAAGGCGTTTCTCGCTTTCTGGTACATCGTGAAGCCACGCTGAATTATGATCAGTTTGCTTCCCCGGATTCCATCCAAAGAGCCCGTCAATATATGCAAACATATAAATCCATACTTGAAAATACGGAACAATCATACGGGGTTGACAAAGAGATCATCACGGCCATCATCCTGATAGAATCCCAATTTGGGACTTTAATGCAAGGCCCGTCGACCTTGAATATACTGTCGACCATGGCATCCCTGGCCAATCCTAACATTCGGAATATGTTATGGAAAGAAGCGACACGCTCCCGGAAGCTTTCAAGGAAAAGATATGAAAAATGGGCGCAGAGAAAATCCAAATGGGCCTATATAGAGCTTAAGGCATTTTTGAAATATACGGCCAAAGAAGATATCGACCCCTCTGCGGTTTACGGTTCCTATGCCGGCGCCGTGGGCATCGCCCAATTTATGCCGAGCAATATTCTGGCCTATGCAAAAGACGGCGACAATGACGGGAAGGTGGATCTTTTCACCCATGCCGACGCTATCGCAAGTATAGCCAATTACCTAAAATACTATGGCTGGAATGCCGACATCAACCGGGCAAAAGCTGAAAAGGTCATATTTCGGTATAACCGCAGTACATATTACGTCGATGCGGTGTTAAAAATTTCCGATTTGCTAAACCCTAATAAAGCGAAAGTCGGGGATACCCCAGATCCCCTGATAACGGGACTTTCGCTGCACTAAGACAAGGCCACAAGTCCGAAAAGTCAGCCCGGAAATTTCACGCAACTGAAAAATATTGCTGAAAAATTTTCATGAGATTTTCGGGTTAGGGTTGAAAGGATAACATTGGATACAACCACGATTATCTTTTGGATTAAAATTGCTTTTGTCTTTTATATCCTGACCATTCTGGCCGTTATCGACATTGCCCGCAAGGATTTCGGCTCCATGGCAAAGAAAGCGCTCTGGGCCTGTGTTGTGCTGGTTCCGTTTATCGGGTGGCTGATTTATCTTTTTTTCGGATTCAGAAAGGGCCAAAAGCCCGATCCGCATAAGCTATAAAAACTTCCGATTAGGAAATAATAATTGACAACCATCCCCCGTTTCTATATTCAATTCACTACATTTAGCGTTCAATCTTATGGTCCCATCGTCTAGCGGTCAGGACGTCGGCCTCTCACGCCGGTAACGGGGGTTCGATTCCCCCTGGGATCACCACAATGATATCAAGGGCTTAGAGAGCACAACTAGGTCCTTTTTCTTTTTAATTTTTTAGTTTCCCAACGCCATTCCCAACCAATCCAATTCTCAACCATTAATTACTCATTTTTT carries:
- a CDS encoding lytic murein transglycosylase, encoding MKIRLRYLAFFVCLIILISILRAQVSSSAETKGSYFKTLQQTLIKDGFDQAWINSLYSKPEVYFETEGVSRFLVHREATLNYDQFASPDSIQRARQYMQTYKSILENTEQSYGVDKEIITAIILIESQFGTLMQGPSTLNILSTMASLANPNIRNMLWKEATRSRKLSRKRYEKWAQRKSKWAYIELKAFLKYTAKEDIDPSAVYGSYAGAVGIAQFMPSNILAYAKDGDNDGKVDLFTHADAIASIANYLKYYGWNADINRAKAEKVIFRYNRSTYYVDAVLKISDLLNPNKAKVGDTPDPLITGLSLH
- a CDS encoding PLDc_N domain-containing protein gives rise to the protein MDTTTIIFWIKIAFVFYILTILAVIDIARKDFGSMAKKALWACVVLVPFIGWLIYLFFGFRKGQKPDPHKL